A DNA window from Micromonospora sp. NBC_01739 contains the following coding sequences:
- a CDS encoding hemolysin family protein, producing MLILVGLLLIIVLTVATGYFVAQEFGYVAVDRGKLKQRAAEGDQASARALEVTARLSFMLSGAQLGITVTALLVGYVAEPFLGAGLAELLGLAGVSSSVTLPLSVVLALVIATVVQMVVGELAPKNLAIAEPEPVARALARSTLVYMTLAGPLIKLFDRAAVRLLRRLGIEPIEELPSGATPEDLEQIIAESRLEGHLDAETSALLDRGLDFRELTAGEVMVPRVDVHTVRADETISRVVELLDTGRSRFPVRGAEGVDDLVGVVGISDVLRVPPAQRATTPISAVAGAPLLVPETLPLPIVLDRLRSGHRQLACVVDEYGGFAGVITLEDIAEELVGPIRDEDDPPERAPARQDDGSWVVPARWRIDEVADSTGIALPEHPEYDTLSGLVMRELGRVPEVGDRLEIGLPTEGDNTEEGPRALVEVLAVDRHVADSVRLQLAGGREEVSA from the coding sequence GTGTTGATCCTCGTTGGGCTTCTTCTGATCATCGTTCTGACCGTCGCGACGGGTTACTTCGTCGCGCAGGAATTCGGCTATGTCGCCGTGGACCGGGGCAAGCTCAAGCAACGCGCCGCCGAGGGGGACCAGGCTTCCGCCCGGGCCCTGGAGGTGACCGCGCGGCTGTCGTTCATGCTCTCCGGTGCCCAGCTCGGCATCACCGTCACCGCCCTGCTGGTCGGTTACGTCGCCGAACCGTTCCTCGGTGCCGGCCTGGCCGAGCTGCTCGGGCTGGCCGGGGTCTCCAGCAGCGTGACCCTGCCGCTCTCCGTCGTACTGGCCCTGGTCATCGCTACCGTGGTGCAGATGGTGGTGGGCGAGTTGGCCCCGAAGAACCTGGCCATCGCCGAGCCCGAGCCGGTCGCCCGAGCCCTGGCCCGGTCGACCCTGGTCTACATGACCCTCGCCGGGCCGCTGATCAAACTGTTCGACCGGGCCGCGGTGCGGCTGCTGCGGCGCCTCGGTATCGAGCCGATCGAGGAACTGCCCAGCGGCGCCACCCCGGAGGACCTGGAACAGATCATCGCCGAGTCCCGCCTGGAAGGTCACCTGGACGCCGAGACCTCCGCACTGCTCGACCGAGGGCTCGACTTCCGTGAGCTGACCGCGGGCGAGGTCATGGTGCCCCGGGTCGACGTGCACACCGTACGCGCCGACGAGACCATCAGCCGGGTGGTCGAACTGCTCGACACCGGCCGCTCCCGGTTCCCGGTACGGGGTGCCGAGGGGGTGGACGACCTGGTCGGAGTGGTCGGCATCTCCGACGTGCTCCGGGTGCCTCCGGCGCAGCGGGCCACCACCCCGATCAGCGCGGTCGCCGGAGCACCGTTGCTGGTGCCGGAGACCCTGCCCCTGCCGATCGTCCTGGACCGGCTGCGTTCCGGACACCGGCAGTTGGCCTGCGTGGTCGACGAGTACGGCGGCTTCGCCGGGGTGATCACCCTGGAGGACATCGCCGAGGAGCTGGTCGGCCCGATCCGCGACGAGGACGACCCGCCGGAGCGGGCCCCGGCCCGACAGGACGACGGTTCCTGGGTGGTACCGGCGCGCTGGCGCATCGACGAGGTCGCCGACAGCACCGGCATCGCGTTGCCCGAACACCCTGAGTACGACACCCTCTCCGGGCTGGTCATGCGGGAGCTGGGCCGGGTGCCGGAGGTCGGCGATCGACTGGAGATCGGCCTGCCGACCGAGGGTGACAACACCGAGGAGGGCCCGCGGGCCCTGGTCGAGGTGCTCGCGGTCGACCGGCACGTGGCCGACTCGGTCCGCCTGCAACTCGCCGGTGGGCGTGAGGAGGTGAGCGCGTGA
- a CDS encoding sporulation protein: MRLTGVSPGGTGLTVQTTLANPSTRPGLRLPGRVNLIAGSVDVPVYHVRLGLVSTVEPDDPEAPRRLVQFHQAQVSDALVLRAGRARTIPFEFPLPWETPLTTLGGVPLLSLRMGLRTEVAVEPALDQGAMVPVFVHPLPTQQHVLAALDTLGFSARQAGLIDGRLPGVTQTLPLHQRWGFWVGPLYAGPITELEVIFVADSAGLEVIFWCDRRLALAGITHTSISRFRVWHVGADERDWISTVDGWLRQTINRHAAAAAHADWSATVNESAHVSRPPDEPIPPGYGLGGTAGGSGTGGDGT; the protein is encoded by the coding sequence ATGCGGCTGACGGGGGTGTCGCCGGGCGGTACAGGCCTGACGGTGCAGACCACGTTGGCCAATCCGAGCACCCGCCCCGGCCTACGACTGCCGGGGCGGGTGAACCTGATCGCCGGTTCCGTCGACGTGCCGGTCTACCACGTCCGGCTCGGCCTGGTCAGCACGGTCGAGCCGGACGACCCGGAGGCCCCCCGCCGCCTGGTGCAGTTCCACCAGGCGCAGGTCTCCGACGCCCTGGTGCTGCGGGCGGGGCGGGCCCGCACCATCCCCTTCGAGTTCCCACTGCCCTGGGAGACCCCGCTGACCACCCTCGGCGGCGTACCCCTGCTCAGCCTGCGGATGGGGCTGCGTACCGAGGTGGCCGTCGAACCGGCGCTGGACCAGGGCGCGATGGTGCCGGTCTTCGTCCATCCCCTGCCCACCCAGCAGCATGTCCTGGCGGCCCTGGACACCCTGGGTTTCAGCGCCCGTCAGGCCGGGCTGATCGACGGTCGGCTGCCCGGGGTGACGCAGACCCTGCCCCTGCACCAGCGCTGGGGTTTCTGGGTGGGCCCCCTCTACGCCGGGCCGATCACCGAACTGGAGGTGATCTTCGTGGCCGACTCCGCCGGCCTCGAGGTGATCTTCTGGTGCGATCGCCGGCTGGCGCTGGCCGGCATCACCCACACCAGCATCAGCCGGTTCCGGGTCTGGCATGTCGGCGCGGACGAACGAGACTGGATCTCCACGGTCGACGGCTGGCTGCGCCAGACCATCAACCGACACGCCGCCGCGGCGGCCCACGCGGACTGGTCGGCGACCGTCAACGAGTCCGCCCATGTCA
- a CDS encoding hemolysin family protein, with protein sequence MSTGFALITSVILLALNGFFVAAEFALVASKRYRLEQAAAGGGRAAKAALDGVRELSLMLAGAQLGITLCTLGLGALAEPAIERLLGPLLHAVGLPSGASHVIALIFALSLVTFLHLVVGEMAPKSWAITHPERSALLLALPFRAFARVARPVLSALNAVANAMLRLVKVNPQDQLAQVHGPDELRMLLEQSREHGLLGAAQHELLTSMLALQGTTVAQVMEPFDRMVTVRHNDPVDRIERVSQDSGRSRLAVLDSAGQVVGLVHVREAVRAAAVRPEATASDLMNEAITLPDTATVNEAVAVMRARQSQLAMVRNGAGPTRPVGFVALEDLLEEVIGEFDDETDPIPRAMRRLR encoded by the coding sequence GTGAGCACCGGATTCGCGCTGATCACCTCGGTGATCCTGCTGGCGCTCAACGGATTCTTCGTCGCCGCCGAGTTCGCGCTGGTGGCCAGCAAGCGCTACCGCCTGGAGCAGGCGGCAGCCGGCGGTGGTCGGGCGGCCAAGGCCGCGCTCGACGGGGTACGCGAACTGTCGCTGATGCTGGCCGGCGCGCAGCTGGGCATCACCCTGTGCACCCTGGGGCTCGGTGCCCTGGCCGAGCCGGCGATCGAACGGCTGTTGGGGCCGCTGCTGCACGCCGTCGGCCTGCCCTCGGGGGCCAGCCACGTGATCGCTCTGATCTTCGCCCTGAGCCTGGTCACCTTCCTGCACCTGGTGGTCGGCGAGATGGCACCGAAGTCCTGGGCGATCACCCATCCGGAGCGGTCCGCGCTGCTGCTGGCCCTGCCCTTCCGGGCCTTCGCCCGGGTGGCCCGGCCGGTGCTGTCCGCGCTCAACGCGGTGGCCAACGCGATGCTGCGGCTGGTCAAGGTCAACCCGCAGGACCAGCTCGCTCAGGTGCACGGCCCGGACGAGCTGCGGATGCTGCTGGAGCAGTCCCGGGAGCACGGCCTGCTCGGTGCCGCCCAGCACGAACTGCTGACCAGCATGCTGGCGTTGCAGGGGACCACGGTGGCCCAGGTGATGGAGCCCTTCGACCGGATGGTGACGGTCCGCCACAACGACCCGGTGGACCGGATCGAGCGGGTCAGCCAGGACAGTGGCCGGTCGCGGCTGGCGGTGCTGGACTCCGCCGGTCAGGTGGTCGGCCTGGTGCACGTACGGGAGGCGGTGCGAGCCGCCGCCGTCCGGCCGGAGGCGACCGCGTCGGATCTGATGAACGAGGCGATCACCCTGCCCGACACGGCGACGGTGAACGAGGCGGTGGCCGTGATGCGGGCCCGCCAGTCGCAGTTGGCCATGGTCCGCAACGGTGCCGGTCCTACCCGGCCGGTCGGGTTCGTCGCCTTGGAGGACCTGCTGGAGGAGGTCATCGGGGAGTTCGACGACGAGACCGACCCGATCCCGCGCGCGATGCGCCGACTCAGGTAA